A window of Elusimicrobiota bacterium genomic DNA:
CGAACAAGGGCCGGACGCCGGGATTTTTAAACCGTTGAAGCGCGACTACCATGTCCATCCGTCAACCTCCTTTGTATTGATAAGTCACCAGCGTCAACGATACGCTGACGCTGATCCACGGGGCTTCCGTCGTCGGCGACGCGCGCGATAAAGAAAGGTTCCTTGTATGAAAAATGCGCTCCATCTTGCCCATCGTTTCCATAAAAAGGGCGACATCATGATAAGAACCGGTGATTGAAAGGCCGAAGGGAATCTCATCGTAGAGACCGGCGGAGGAGGCGCTCATGGGATTGATATTAGAGACTTGAACCCGATGTTTGCGGGCCATTTGGGTGATGACCTGCAGGATATTGGGCATGTTTTGGGTATCCGGCAGCTTGGCCCGCAGAGCCGTCCATGCCGATTCCGCTTCGGCAATTTCGGCCAGAAGCCTCTCGCGTTTTTTGGCGCGCTTCTCCAAATCCTCGACGCGTTTGGTCAGCTCGACGACCTTGACTTTATTTTTCTTGATGGATTCCAGATTCGGTTTAAGAAAATATTTGAAATAAACAAAACTCCCTAAAGCAGCCATCATGACCGCGGCCGCGATCTGTTGAATCTGCTCTTTGCTGAGCTTAATTTTATCCATTGTCGTTTCTGTTCATCATGATCATTGAGGCGTGTACACCAATGTTATGGGGAACGCGGACCCCGATGCCGAATTGGAAATCGAGCCCAGCTTGATGCCGCTGAAACCCTTGGTCGCTTCCAAACGCTCGAGCCACTTAATCACCGCCTGGATACCCACGGAATTGGCTTGGATGGTCAATTGATATCCGCCCTCTGCGCTCTTCGCCGTCCCCACCGACGTAAACCAAATTTGATTCGGAGGCAGGCTCATCACCAATGCCTCCATGACCTTCGGGTAATCAAAACGCCCGCCCAGCAATGATTGAACGACGCCGTTCTTCGATAAAATCGCCGCTTTCTTGGCCTCCAGCGCATCGACTTCGCGGGCAATCTCTTCAAGCTGTTTGACCTTAGCCTCCAGGGTTTCGACTTCACGGGCTAAACTGCGCGATTGAAAATAGATGGTCATTGAAACGCCCACGATCGCCAACGCCGCGACCCCGCCCACGGCGCCGCCTATTTTGACCATGACGGCTCTCGTCTGCTTTTGTATGTATTCTTTAGGGATGAGGTTGATTCTGACCATGGTTACACCTTCACCCAATCGTTCCAACGCCGCATGGCCAATCCGCAGGCGACCGCGAACATCGGCCCGGACTCCAATCCTATGCCTGAACCGGGCGCACCCAAAAGATCAAACGGGTTCAAGAGTTCCACTTGCGTCTTTAACTGGCTCGCCGCGAAAGGAACCAAATTCTTCAGCATGGCGCCGCCGCCGGTAATGTAGAGCCGGGAAATGGTCCGATCAACGCCGTGAGTCATGTAAAAATCAGTCGACTTGTTGATTTCCGCGAATAAATCCGAAGCCACGCCGGCAAGAACGTCGGCGGCCTGCAGCTTCTGCGGTCCTCCCTCCTGATTCTGCAGATTGGCTTTTTCGGTTTCATCGAGCATGATGCCGGAGGCTTTCTTGAATTTTTCGGCTTCCTCGGCGCCGATGCTGAACGCGTTGTCCAAGGCTCGCGTAAAAGCGCCTCCGGCGATGGCCACGTCGCGAACCACGCGCGGAACGCCTTTCTCAACAATGGCTAAATTCGTGATCGTAGCGCCGACATTGACGACGACCACGGTCTCTTGAGCGGCGGCGGGAATCAAATCCAACAGGCTGGCCACGGCGAACGCGTCGATGTCGACGACGACCGGCCTGGCGCCGGAAGCCGTAAAAATAGACAGACGGCTCTCGATCAAATCTTTTTTGGCTGCGACCAGAATCGTTTCATACTTGTTCTGGCCTTCATCGACGACGGAGCCGATGATGTAGTAATCGAGGGTGACTTCGCGGATATCGAAAGGAATAAAAGGCTCGGCCTCGAAGCTTAACGTTTTTTCGAGCTGATCGGCGGGCAGCGATGGCAGTTTGGCTTCGCGGACGATAACGGAGGAGCCGGAAATGCTCGTTGCCGCGAGCGGATTCTTGACGCCCAAGGAACCGAGGCCGGTTTTAATTTCTCGAACAAGAAAATCTTGGCGAGCGGCCTCTTCAATGGGAATGTCTTTGAGATTGAAGGCCCGGTGAGTCAGGGATTCCAATTTCGGAGGCGACGAGCCCTTCTTGATTCCGGCCATTTTGATGCCGGAGGAACCGATATCAATGGCAACGATGGTTTCTTTGGGCGCCGCCAACGATGACAGCTTGACGCCCAAGGCTTTGACCTTCGCCGCAATATCTCCCTTCCCTATCGCCATAATCCGTTACGGCCCGATACCGGCGACAACCCGCGGCCCGGGCCTGACTCTCCTCCCTTCTATAAGAGACTCCCCGCTTTTCAAGAAGTAGTGTACCAGGGAGCGCAGAGGAATTCAAGGAGCAAACGGAAATTTTAAGAACGCCGGAAAGAGCATGCCGAACCAAAAGTAAACGGCGGCAGCCAAAACCAAAAACGGGCCGTAAGGAACCGGATCGAGACGGCGCAAACGGCGCATCGCCAGCATGGGCGCGGCGTAGAGAACCCCGAAGGTGGACGATAAAAAGACCACGGAAAAAATGCTTTCGATTCCCAGGGCCGCTCCGATTGCGGCGGCGAGCTTCACATCCCCTCCCCCCATGGCTTCCATCTTGTAAAGTTTCTTACCGACGGCGGCGAATATAAAATACAAACCGCCGCCGCAGAGAGCGCCCAAGCAAGAAGCCCATAACCGCCCCAAGGCCGATGGTCCCAACAGCGGATTCCACGGCGCGAACGCAATCATGAAAAAAGCCAACCCCACGCTCAGCGCGTCCGGAATGAGGTAAGTCTCAAAATCAATGAACGCCACGGCCGTCAAAGCCGTCAAAAAAATCAAAAATCCTCCAAACGCGATCCAATCGCTCCATTGCTCGAGGCCGAGCCGCCGACACGTCAAATAAGCGGCCGCAGCCATGGTCGCCTCAACGAGAGGATAGCGCCATGAAATGGAGCCCCGGCAATAACGGCAACGGCCCTTGAGCAGAAGGAAACTCAGCAAAGGGATATTGTCCCGGGCCTTGACGCCGGCATGACAATGAGGGCAATAGGAATGGCGCGGGCTCCAGGGGAGCTCTCGGCGCGGAAGGCGCCAAATTAAAACGTTGGCGAAGCTGCCCATAATCGCTCCGAAGAGAACGCCGGCCAAGCAGTTCATTTCAGCCACCGCTCAAACCACTCGACGGCATCCGCACCGTAAAACCGATGATCGAAACGATGGCGAATAAAAGACAATCGTTCCTGGCCATGGCGGCCGTAATGCAGGGCTAATTGATTGGCCATGTGATCGACTCCCTCAAAAGATTCGGTCGGGTCTTGCTCGCCGTGCTCAATCAATATGGGCCGGGGTTTGATTAATGCCGCAATCTGATCTTTATCACCGAAATCGGAAAGCAAGAAAGGCACATAATTGTCCGGGGACTGCAAAGGCGCATCCGGATGCAGAAGTATGGCATAAGGCGCGAAAGAAGCGCTGATGTAAACCGCCCGAAGAGCCGGTTCCAAGGCCGCCGCGTAGAGCGCG
This region includes:
- the pilO gene encoding type 4a pilus biogenesis protein PilO, whose protein sequence is MDKIKLSKEQIQQIAAAVMMAALGSFVYFKYFLKPNLESIKKNKVKVVELTKRVEDLEKRAKKRERLLAEIAEAESAWTALRAKLPDTQNMPNILQVITQMARKHRVQVSNINPMSASSAGLYDEIPFGLSITGSYHDVALFMETMGKMERIFHTRNLSLSRASPTTEAPWISVSVSLTLVTYQYKGG
- the pilM gene encoding type IV pilus assembly protein PilM, which translates into the protein MAIGKGDIAAKVKALGVKLSSLAAPKETIVAIDIGSSGIKMAGIKKGSSPPKLESLTHRAFNLKDIPIEEAARQDFLVREIKTGLGSLGVKNPLAATSISGSSVIVREAKLPSLPADQLEKTLSFEAEPFIPFDIREVTLDYYIIGSVVDEGQNKYETILVAAKKDLIESRLSIFTASGARPVVVDIDAFAVASLLDLIPAAAQETVVVVNVGATITNLAIVEKGVPRVVRDVAIAGGAFTRALDNAFSIGAEEAEKFKKASGIMLDETEKANLQNQEGGPQKLQAADVLAGVASDLFAEINKSTDFYMTHGVDRTISRLYITGGGAMLKNLVPFAASQLKTQVELLNPFDLLGAPGSGIGLESGPMFAVACGLAMRRWNDWVKV
- a CDS encoding prepilin peptidase; protein product: MAEMNCLAGVLFGAIMGSFANVLIWRLPRRELPWSPRHSYCPHCHAGVKARDNIPLLSFLLLKGRCRYCRGSISWRYPLVEATMAAAAYLTCRRLGLEQWSDWIAFGGFLIFLTALTAVAFIDFETYLIPDALSVGLAFFMIAFAPWNPLLGPSALGRLWASCLGALCGGGLYFIFAAVGKKLYKMEAMGGGDVKLAAAIGAALGIESIFSVVFLSSTFGVLYAAPMLAMRRLRRLDPVPYGPFLVLAAAVYFWFGMLFPAFLKFPFAP